A part of Rhodamnia argentea isolate NSW1041297 chromosome 8, ASM2092103v1, whole genome shotgun sequence genomic DNA contains:
- the LOC115735469 gene encoding probable metal-nicotianamine transporter YSL6, with protein METEISEQLLHPRKSVGGESEESIPQWRDQITARALAVSAMLGTLFCILFHKLNLTVGVVPSLNIAAGLLGFFFIKSWTEFASRMGLSAAPFTRQENTVIQTRVVACFGLAGNGGGSYLIAMDEKIYQLIGADYPGNRAADVKNLGLGWMIVFLIIISFLGLFSLVPLQKVMILDYKLAYPSGTATAMLINSFHTNSRAELAGKQVSCLGKCLSISLSWSCFKWFFNGIGDSCGFDHFPGLGLTLFKNTFYFDFSPTYVGCGLICPHIVNCSVLLGAIISWGFLWPFISEHAGDWYPADLGSNDFKGLYGYKVFIAISLTFGDGLYNLIKITRITVKEMFDEGSNTSNLPIITESLDGESSKIPMEQRKRDHIFLKDRMPFWFAASGYVGLVAISTVTIPMIFPPLRWYLVLCLYIIAPALAFCNSYGTGLTDYNLSSTYGTIGLFVIASLVGSNGGVIAGLAACGVMTSIVSTAADLMPDFKTGYLTSSSAKSMFASQLVGTAMGCVIAPLTFWLFWTAFDVSSPDGPYKAPNAVICREMAILASEGFSELRKNCLAMCLGFFVAALVINLLRDMTPKTVSQFIPIPIAMSIPFYIGAYFAIDMFVGTVILFFWERINEKDAEDYAKAVASGLICGDGI; from the exons ATGGAGACTGAGATATCGGAACAGCTTCTCCATCCGCGCAAGAGCGTGGGCGGCGAAAGCGAGGAGAGCATCCCTCAATGGAGGGACCAGATCACGGCCCGCGCGCTCGCCGTGAGCGCCATGCTGGGGACCTTGTTCTGCATTCTGTTTCACAAGCTCAACCTGACCGTCGGCGTAGTGCCGTCCCTGAACATCGCTGCCGGGCTGCTAGGGTTCTTCTTCATCAAGTCATGGACGGAATTCGCGTCGCGGATGGGCCTCTCGGCGGCGCCCTTCACGCGCCAGGAGAATACGGTGATCCAGACCCGCGTGGTTGCGTGCTTCGGGCTCGCCGGCAATG GTGGAGGTTCATACTTGATTGCAATGGATGAAAAGATATATCAGCTCATTGGTGCTGATTATCCTGGTAATCGGGCAGCAGATGTTAAGAACCTAGGCTTGGGATGGATGATCGTGTTCTTGATTATCATCAGCTTTCTGGGACTCTTTAGCCTTGTTCCTCTTCAAAAG GTTATGATCTTGGATTATAAGCTTGCTTATCCAAGCGGCACTGCAACAGCTATGCTAATAAACAGCTTTCACACAAACAGCAGAGCAGAACTTGCTGG CAAGCAGGTTAGTTGCCTCGGGAAATGCTTGAGCATAAGTCTGTCATGGAGCTGCTTCAAGTGGTTCTTCAACGGTATTGGCGATTCATGTGGATTCGATCATTTTCCCGGCCTTGGCTTGACTCTGTTTAAGAACac GTTCTATTTCGACTTCAGCCCGACTTATGTTGGATGTGGTCTCATCTGTCCCCACATCGTTAACTGTTCGGTTCTACTCGGGGCAATTATATCATGGGGTTTCCTCTGGCCTTTCATTTCAGAACATGCCGGGGATTGGTATCCAGCTGATCTTGGCAGCAATGACTTCAAAGGTCTCTACGGGTATAAG GTTTTCATAGCTATTTCACTTACTTTCGGGGACGGTCTCTACAATTTGATCAAGATAACAAGAATAACTGTTAAAGAGATGTTCGACGAAGGCAGTAACACTAGCAACCTGCCGATCATCACGGAGTCTCTTG ATGGTGAGAGTTCCAAGATACCGATGGAACAGAGGAAAAGAGATCATATATTTTTGAAAGACCGAATGCCCTTCTGGTTTGCAGCTTCCGGCTACGTGGGCCTTGTCGCGATATCCACAGTGACGATTCCAATGATCTTTCCGCCTCTTCGATGGTATTTGGTTCTATGTTTGTACATCATTGCTCCTGCCCTTGCCTTCTGCAACTCTTATGGTACTGGGCTAACAGACTATAACTTGTCCTCGACTTATGGAACGATTGGACTCTTCGTGATTGCATCTTTGGTTGGGTCCAATGGGGGCGTGATAGCCGGTTTAGCAGCATGTGGGGTTATGACGTCCATTGTCTCGACAGCCGCCGATCTTATGCCAGATTTCAAGACAGGTTACCTAACTTCATCATCTGCAAAATCAATGTTCGCGAGTCAGCTGGTCGGAACTGCCATGGGTTGTGTAATCGCACCGCTCACGTTTTGGTTGTTTTGGACTGCTTTTGATGTCAGTTCACCCGACGGACCGTACAAAGCGCCAAACGCTGTGATATGCAGGGAAATGGCAATCCTGGCCAGTGAGGGCTTCTCCGAGCTTCGCAAGAACTGTCTCGCCATGTGCCTCGGTTTTTTCGTGGCAGCTCTGGTTATAAACCTCCTGAGGGACATGACCCCCAAGACGGTCTCGCAGTTCATCCCGATTCCGATTGCAATGTCTATCCCGTTCTACATTGGAGCCTACTTTGCGATCGACATGTTTGTGGGGACCGTAATATTGTTCTTCTGGGAGAGAATCAACGAGAAGGACGCGGAGGACTATGCCAAAGCCGTTGCTTCAGGTCTAATATGCGGCGATGGTATATGA